A genomic segment from Lignipirellula cremea encodes:
- a CDS encoding glycosyltransferase, with amino-acid sequence MSFAPPRLSVVLVARCDSDLLKASCDSVAAVADELVVVDTGGESPAVALAQAAGALIVDHPWDEDFSAAKNAGLAACSGDWIFCLEPGELLTPDDAERLREWKEAAEVGDKAYVVLVRNALVAGLLAAEQAAEVRLIPRQAEVRFAHRSRPALHAALEAAGLEVQPLPIVLFRDEVETPDRRKNRAQQILNLADLELKSQGPEPRLFNILGDAFQTLGDLETASRFFHRSISEAPTCSAERLEAFYGVLSLLDQTAQPRSELIGLCTQALEAFPLDMQLLCALGGYLQAEGHLEHAGRAYRLAFEHGQINPYLGHLESLHEIAAHCLAVVLQFSSQDLEAQRFLEKVLLEVPDSLRLRRQLLELHLKHGRLEAALEQVKCPDVVWPSETALKSTVRGACLARQKDWAGAATHLEAAYNSGYRDPLCLRFLVRALVENGRNAAAHAVLLEWKHLGSMPAAAADLLQRLQDGTLGPRTTKRVEASPTASGLNPAGERMVRIDNGQTHEPTRSPGQTVKRPASDEPRKR; translated from the coding sequence ATGTCGTTTGCGCCGCCTCGATTGAGCGTTGTTCTGGTCGCCCGCTGCGACTCCGATCTGCTAAAGGCCAGCTGCGACAGCGTTGCTGCCGTGGCCGACGAACTGGTTGTGGTCGACACAGGGGGCGAATCCCCTGCGGTTGCCCTGGCGCAGGCCGCTGGCGCCCTGATTGTGGATCACCCGTGGGACGAAGACTTCTCTGCGGCAAAGAACGCCGGCCTGGCTGCCTGTTCGGGCGACTGGATCTTTTGCCTGGAACCGGGCGAATTGCTGACGCCCGACGATGCAGAGCGTCTGCGGGAATGGAAGGAAGCGGCCGAAGTTGGCGATAAGGCTTACGTGGTCCTGGTGCGGAACGCTCTCGTCGCCGGTTTGCTGGCGGCGGAACAAGCGGCCGAGGTGCGATTAATCCCGCGGCAGGCGGAGGTTCGCTTTGCCCATCGTTCTCGCCCTGCTTTGCACGCCGCGCTGGAAGCAGCCGGGCTGGAAGTGCAGCCGTTGCCGATCGTGCTGTTCCGCGATGAGGTGGAAACGCCTGATCGCCGGAAAAATCGGGCCCAGCAGATCCTGAATCTGGCGGATCTCGAATTGAAATCCCAGGGCCCGGAACCGCGCCTCTTCAACATTCTGGGCGACGCTTTCCAGACACTGGGCGACCTGGAAACCGCCAGCCGGTTCTTTCACCGCAGCATCTCCGAGGCGCCGACCTGTTCGGCCGAACGGCTGGAAGCCTTTTACGGCGTGCTGTCGCTGCTGGATCAAACGGCGCAGCCCCGTTCCGAACTGATCGGCCTGTGCACACAAGCGCTGGAAGCATTTCCGCTGGATATGCAACTGCTCTGTGCGCTGGGCGGATACCTGCAGGCGGAAGGCCACCTGGAGCATGCCGGCCGGGCGTACCGTCTGGCGTTTGAGCATGGCCAGATCAATCCGTATCTGGGGCATCTGGAAAGCCTGCACGAGATTGCCGCCCATTGCCTGGCCGTCGTCCTGCAGTTCTCCAGCCAGGACCTTGAAGCTCAGCGATTTTTGGAGAAGGTTCTGCTGGAAGTCCCCGACAGCCTGCGTCTGCGGCGCCAGTTGCTGGAGTTGCATCTGAAACACGGGCGGCTGGAAGCAGCACTGGAACAGGTGAAATGCCCGGATGTCGTGTGGCCGTCGGAGACGGCCCTGAAGAGCACGGTCCGCGGAGCCTGCCTGGCTCGGCAGAAAGACTGGGCCGGAGCGGCGACGCATCTGGAAGCGGCCTACAACAGCGGCTATCGCGATCCGTTATGCCTGCGGTTCCTGGTGCGAGCGCTGGTGGAAAACGGGCGAAACGCGGCCGCCCATGCGGTGCTGTTAGAGTGGAAGCATCTCGGCTCCATGCCGGCCGCTGCCGCTGATCTGCTGCAGCGACTGCAGGACGGAACGCTCGGTCCCCGTACGACCAAACGGGTCGAAGCCTCGCCGACGGCCAGCGGCTTGAACCCTGCAGGCGAACGGATGGTCCGCATTGACAACGGACAGACCCACGAGCCGACCCGCTCGCCGGGCCAGACGGTAAAACGCCCCGCCAGCGACGAGCCGCGAAAACGATAG
- a CDS encoding SDR family NAD(P)-dependent oxidoreductase, whose protein sequence is MTDSLFSVAGQVVWVSGGSRGIGRAIAAGFVKRGAQVIITSRDADSLAKTAGELQGGKPVQTHVCDVAAPEQIRETAAALWEQYGPIDTLVNVAGVNRRKAALDVTEEDFDFVVDINLKGAFLLSQEVGRRMVARQSGAQINIASLNTDRPLKNVAPYALSKAAMGQMTRSLAMEWGPHQVRVNGIAPGFILTDLTEKLWSDPAMREWGLANTPQRRLGLPEDMVGAAIFLASPASAFMTGQTLYVDGGFTAGWSWPIPE, encoded by the coding sequence ATGACAGATTCTTTGTTTTCAGTGGCGGGCCAGGTCGTCTGGGTGTCGGGCGGAAGTCGCGGGATCGGCCGCGCTATCGCGGCCGGGTTTGTGAAGCGGGGCGCCCAGGTCATCATCACTTCGCGCGATGCGGACTCGCTGGCAAAGACTGCTGGCGAGCTGCAGGGCGGCAAACCCGTGCAGACCCATGTGTGCGATGTCGCTGCGCCAGAACAGATCCGTGAAACGGCCGCGGCGCTGTGGGAGCAGTACGGGCCGATCGACACGCTGGTCAATGTGGCGGGCGTGAACCGGCGGAAGGCGGCGCTCGACGTGACGGAAGAAGATTTCGACTTTGTCGTCGATATCAATCTCAAAGGCGCCTTTTTACTCTCACAAGAGGTTGGCCGGCGGATGGTCGCACGCCAGTCGGGCGCCCAGATCAACATCGCCTCGTTGAACACGGATCGCCCGCTGAAGAACGTGGCTCCCTATGCGCTCAGCAAGGCCGCGATGGGGCAGATGACGCGCTCGCTGGCGATGGAATGGGGACCGCACCAGGTCCGCGTCAACGGCATTGCGCCGGGCTTTATTCTCACCGACCTGACCGAGAAGCTCTGGTCCGACCCGGCCATGCGGGAGTGGGGGTTGGCGAATACGCCGCAGCGCCGTTTAGGCCTGCCTGAGGATATGGTTGGCGCCGCGATTTTCCTCGCTTCGCCGGCGTCGGCCTTTATGACGGGGCAAACCCTTTATGTCGACGGCGGTTTTACGGCGGGCTGGTCGTGGCCGATACCGGAGTAA
- a CDS encoding alpha/beta hydrolase: MRAAVVLVALGLFLTTAPIQAGDEIYKLGADSQRQEGVPQGTVTDHVWRSKIFPGTIRRYSVYVPAQYDKSQPAALMVFQDGHAYLNETGQFRATVVMDNLIHQKAMPVTIGLFIDPGYLQEELPAGRRGWQPRPENRSFEYDTLSDQYARFLLEEIVPETARQYSISADREKRAICGISSGGICAWTVAWERPDQFHKVLSHVGSFTNIRGGHNYPALIRKTERKPIRIFLQDGSGDLDNAHGNWPLANQEMAAALKFAGYDYQFAFGEGAHNGIHGGAILPASLRWLWRDWQPESPGKIEEKN, translated from the coding sequence ATGCGTGCGGCGGTTGTGCTGGTTGCTCTCGGACTGTTTCTTACCACCGCGCCGATCCAGGCGGGCGATGAAATCTACAAACTGGGCGCTGACTCCCAGCGGCAGGAAGGCGTGCCGCAAGGAACCGTAACCGATCATGTGTGGCGAAGCAAAATCTTCCCCGGCACCATTCGCCGCTACTCGGTCTATGTGCCGGCCCAGTACGACAAGTCCCAGCCGGCCGCGCTGATGGTTTTTCAGGACGGTCACGCCTATCTGAACGAAACGGGCCAGTTCCGGGCGACGGTGGTGATGGACAATCTGATCCACCAGAAAGCGATGCCGGTAACGATCGGCCTGTTTATCGACCCAGGCTATCTGCAGGAGGAACTCCCGGCGGGCCGACGCGGTTGGCAGCCGCGGCCGGAAAATCGCAGCTTTGAATACGACACGCTGTCCGACCAGTACGCCCGATTCTTGCTGGAAGAGATCGTGCCGGAAACAGCCCGCCAGTATTCCATTTCCGCAGATCGCGAGAAGCGGGCGATCTGCGGGATCAGCTCCGGCGGCATTTGCGCCTGGACGGTCGCCTGGGAGCGTCCGGACCAGTTCCACAAAGTGCTGAGCCATGTCGGCAGTTTCACCAACATTCGCGGGGGACACAACTATCCCGCACTGATCCGCAAAACAGAGCGGAAGCCGATCCGCATCTTCCTGCAGGACGGTTCCGGCGATCTTGATAACGCCCACGGCAACTGGCCGCTGGCTAACCAGGAGATGGCGGCCGCGCTCAAGTTCGCCGGCTACGATTACCAGTTTGCGTTTGGCGAAGGAGCCCACAACGGCATCCACGGCGGCGCCATTCTGCCGGCCTCGCTCCGTTGGTTGTGGCGCGACTGGCAGCCCGAGAGCCCGGGCAAAATCGAAGAGAAAAACTAA
- a CDS encoding Gfo/Idh/MocA family protein — protein MTKPQNASRRDFLKTSAAAAAAGSVVYFPWTQKAFANEEKNDRPQIGCIGVGSMGSGDARAHAGFGDIVAVCDVDSRRAEKAKMDPKIGNGKADAYNEYRKVLDRNDIDVVSIVTPDHWHVRIAIEALEAGKHVFCQKPLTLTLEENQLIRNACDKHKDLVFLVGTQQRSDGNKFLRAVNMVQKGLLGKVSKVTVGINGSPTGGPFPIVDPPAELDWNTWLGQAPEVPYRERRCHYEFRWWYEYSGGKFTDWGAHHVDIATWALGYDKPGMGPSEIDGTDAKHPVPYENGYPTVDDCYNTSHDFAIHCQFGDTEMVIDSRSDNGILFDGEKGRLFVNRGKITGKPIEEEWDKGQFGPEELSALYKGKPFEGHKNNFYRCIREGGQTVSDVYTHTQAMATCHLAAIAARLGRKIKWDPKGEQVIGDDQAAAFFARKPREGYEVPRV, from the coding sequence ATGACGAAACCCCAAAACGCGTCGCGTCGCGACTTTCTGAAAACCTCGGCCGCCGCAGCGGCTGCCGGCAGCGTCGTTTATTTCCCCTGGACCCAGAAGGCGTTCGCCAACGAAGAGAAAAACGATCGTCCCCAGATCGGTTGCATCGGCGTTGGCAGCATGGGCTCCGGCGACGCTCGGGCCCACGCCGGTTTTGGCGATATCGTGGCCGTCTGCGACGTGGATTCCCGCCGCGCGGAAAAAGCAAAAATGGACCCCAAGATCGGCAACGGCAAGGCCGACGCCTACAACGAATATCGCAAGGTGCTCGACCGGAACGATATCGATGTCGTCAGCATCGTCACCCCTGATCACTGGCACGTCCGCATTGCGATTGAAGCGCTCGAGGCGGGCAAGCACGTTTTCTGCCAGAAGCCGCTCACCTTGACGCTGGAAGAAAATCAGCTGATCCGCAACGCTTGCGACAAGCACAAGGACCTGGTCTTCCTGGTCGGCACCCAGCAGCGCAGCGACGGCAATAAGTTCCTGCGTGCGGTGAACATGGTGCAGAAGGGCCTGCTTGGCAAAGTCAGCAAAGTCACCGTCGGCATCAACGGCAGTCCGACCGGCGGTCCCTTCCCGATCGTGGATCCGCCGGCCGAACTGGACTGGAACACCTGGCTCGGCCAGGCGCCCGAGGTGCCCTACCGCGAACGCCGTTGCCATTATGAATTCCGCTGGTGGTACGAGTACTCGGGCGGCAAGTTCACCGACTGGGGCGCCCATCATGTGGATATCGCCACCTGGGCGCTGGGCTACGACAAACCTGGCATGGGGCCGTCGGAGATCGACGGAACCGACGCCAAGCACCCGGTCCCGTATGAGAACGGTTACCCCACGGTCGACGACTGCTACAACACCTCGCACGATTTTGCCATCCATTGCCAGTTCGGCGACACGGAGATGGTGATTGACAGCCGCAGCGACAACGGCATTCTGTTCGACGGAGAAAAAGGCCGCCTGTTCGTGAACCGCGGCAAGATCACCGGCAAGCCGATTGAAGAAGAATGGGACAAGGGCCAGTTTGGTCCCGAAGAACTGTCGGCCCTGTACAAAGGGAAGCCGTTCGAAGGCCATAAAAACAACTTCTATCGCTGCATCCGCGAAGGCGGCCAGACCGTTTCCGACGTGTACACCCACACGCAGGCGATGGCTACCTGCCACCTGGCGGCGATTGCCGCCCGGTTGGGCCGGAAGATCAAATGGGACCCCAAAGGCGAGCAGGTCATTGGCGACGATCAGGCAGCCGCCTTCTTTGCTCGCAAGCCACGGGAAGGCTACGAAGTCCCCCGCGTGTAG